The segment ATACACAGCCAATGGTGGTGATAAACAAGCATAAAGGCTGGGATAGCAACAAGATAACGGAAGCCGGGCGCCAGCATTTGCTCGACTTTGGCCTAGCCCCCCCACCCCGCCACCAGGGCGACTACGCGGTGGAGGCCGTGGCGTGCCCCCACTGTGGCAGTAGCCGAACCGTGCTAAAAAACCCCTTTGGCCCCACCCTGTGCCGTGCCATACACTACTGCCAGGACTGCCGGGAAACGTTTGAGCAATTCAAGCCCCTCTAGGCAGTCGAACGGCTCCCTGGATGGGGCTGAGCCCACGC is part of the Bacteroidota bacterium genome and harbors:
- the paaJ gene encoding phenylacetate-CoA oxygenase subunit PaaJ; the encoded protein is MANVAPHPELLALLQQVKDPEIPTLSLVELGVIEQAELRPDGSVYVELIPTFAGCPAIAFMALEVEQVLKNAGYTQPMVVINKHKGWDSNKITEAGRQHLLDFGLAPPPRHQGDYAVEAVACPHCGSSRTVLKNPFGPTLCRAIHYCQDCRETFEQFKPL